The following coding sequences lie in one Haladaptatus sp. DJG-WS-42 genomic window:
- a CDS encoding MBL fold metallo-hydrolase has product MTFRHDGLLVDWLGYATVRLESQDGTVVYFDPGRYGVLNDYTARDGDVVCVTHAHHYDSDGIERVAKDDATVVIFENINHRFIDRDVMDVNRLPYEVRKVDDESDIAVDDVIIRSFAAYNDPDGPHLRENGEPYHKEGMGVGYLVTLDGINVFWPGDTDVLDGHERLDVSLFMPPIGGSFTMDRHEAANLAEALDPDLVCPIHYNTFEAIEADSTAFAGDVASRSVPVVLDEH; this is encoded by the coding sequence ATGACCTTCAGACACGACGGTCTGCTCGTCGATTGGCTCGGCTACGCGACCGTCCGCCTCGAATCCCAAGATGGGACGGTCGTCTACTTCGACCCCGGACGCTACGGCGTCTTAAACGACTACACCGCCCGAGACGGTGACGTGGTCTGCGTGACCCACGCCCACCACTACGACTCGGACGGCATCGAGCGCGTGGCGAAAGACGACGCGACGGTCGTCATCTTCGAGAACATCAACCACCGCTTCATCGACCGTGACGTGATGGACGTAAATCGCCTCCCCTATGAGGTGCGGAAGGTGGACGACGAGTCGGATATTGCCGTGGATGACGTTATCATCCGCTCGTTCGCGGCGTACAACGATCCCGACGGGCCACACCTCCGTGAAAACGGCGAGCCGTACCACAAAGAAGGGATGGGCGTTGGCTATCTCGTCACCCTTGATGGCATCAACGTGTTCTGGCCCGGCGACACGGACGTGCTCGACGGCCACGAGCGCCTCGACGTGTCGCTGTTCATGCCGCCGATTGGCGGGAGTTTCACGATGGACCGCCACGAGGCCGCAAACCTCGCAGAAGCCCTCGACCCCGACCTCGTCTGCCCGATTCACTACAACACCTTCGAGGCAATCGAAGCCGACAGCACGGCGTTCGCTGGAGACGTGGCTTCGCGGAGCGTTCCCGTGGTGCTCGATGAGCACTGA
- a CDS encoding halocarboxylic acid dehydrogenase DehI family protein, whose product MDTTKQVYESAASGWQRGLYADIKHTFRAPLVNWIFRTTMANEPAFLRYAWGQVKPVFETEAFATFSVRYRDTILAELETGHELPGYEPADVGLTPAEFRELNGQLTTFDIVSPRLAVLFSLVDRGLNGGDVGTTPDTSEAACTPFSDSLDRNRGLAPTMLPQGHVPDEAQQALDGLTQFHGFGESLPSIYRCLGQWPSYLDTAWRDLKPILESDAFEQAVAESESLKGAFVEAVAFRPQLDPRTLRAVGFSETTIAAVQDLFSSFNGGAVRTVIPALPLFAKTVGAEGKRSR is encoded by the coding sequence ATGGACACCACCAAGCAAGTGTACGAATCTGCGGCGTCAGGCTGGCAACGCGGCCTGTACGCGGACATCAAACACACCTTTCGCGCACCGCTCGTCAACTGGATTTTTCGGACGACGATGGCGAACGAACCCGCGTTTCTGCGGTACGCGTGGGGACAGGTCAAACCCGTCTTCGAAACCGAAGCGTTCGCCACATTCTCGGTGCGCTATCGTGACACCATCCTCGCGGAACTCGAAACTGGGCACGAACTCCCCGGGTACGAACCCGCAGATGTGGGTCTTACCCCCGCTGAATTCCGCGAACTGAACGGACAACTCACCACCTTCGACATCGTCTCGCCGCGACTCGCCGTCCTCTTTTCGCTCGTAGACCGTGGCCTGAACGGGGGCGACGTGGGAACAACTCCCGACACCAGCGAGGCCGCGTGTACGCCGTTTTCTGACTCTCTCGACCGAAATCGGGGGCTCGCACCAACAATGCTCCCACAAGGACACGTCCCCGACGAGGCCCAACAGGCACTCGACGGCCTGACCCAGTTCCACGGGTTCGGCGAGAGTCTTCCCAGTATCTACCGCTGTCTCGGGCAATGGCCGTCGTATCTGGATACGGCGTGGCGCGACCTCAAGCCGATTCTCGAAAGCGACGCCTTCGAACAGGCGGTGGCCGAGAGTGAATCGCTGAAAGGCGCGTTTGTCGAAGCCGTCGCCTTCAGGCCACAACTCGACCCGAGGACGCTCCGCGCGGTTGGGTTCTCGGAAACGACGATAGCGGCTGTCCAAGACCTCTTTTCGTCGTTCAACGGCGGCGCGGTCAGGACGGTCATCCCGGCGTTGCCACTCTTTGCGAAAACGGTAGGCGCAGAAGGGAAAAGAAGCCGTTAG
- a CDS encoding DNA topoisomerase IV subunit A: MSPSKNDDVAREQLIDLAASFYDQFAGGDIPKMQIPTRTKSNIVYDEELGVWVYGDRKSTRSANSVRGARKLLKAVYTIDFLATQLDEDRSSTLRELYYLSESWNEEEAQFSSQDESNQLIEDLEIVSNVTREDLHMRPEESGATLMGPLFLREQTRRGERDIHCQKDVGEGGYQIPNNPDTIEFLDHDADFILCVETGGMRDRLVENGFDEEYNVIVVHLKGQPARATRRITKRLHNELDLPVVVFTDGDPWSYRIFGSVAYGSIKSAHLSKYLATPDAKFVGIQPEDIVKYDLPTDPLSDSDRNALESELEDPRFQSDYWTEQIELQLDIDKKAEQQALASRGLDFVTDTYLPERLSAMDII; the protein is encoded by the coding sequence ATGAGTCCAAGTAAAAACGACGACGTTGCCCGCGAGCAACTCATCGACCTCGCCGCATCGTTCTACGACCAGTTCGCCGGGGGCGACATCCCGAAGATGCAGATTCCCACGCGGACGAAGAGCAACATCGTCTACGACGAAGAGCTCGGCGTCTGGGTGTACGGCGACCGAAAGAGCACCCGGAGCGCGAACAGCGTCCGCGGGGCGCGAAAGCTGCTCAAAGCCGTCTACACCATCGACTTCCTCGCAACACAACTGGACGAAGACCGCTCGTCTACCCTTCGTGAGTTGTACTACCTCTCTGAATCGTGGAACGAGGAAGAAGCGCAGTTCTCCAGTCAGGACGAGTCGAACCAACTCATCGAAGACTTAGAAATCGTCTCGAACGTCACCCGCGAAGACCTGCACATGCGCCCGGAAGAATCCGGAGCGACGCTCATGGGGCCGCTGTTCCTCCGCGAACAGACTCGCCGTGGCGAACGCGACATCCACTGTCAGAAGGACGTCGGGGAAGGCGGCTACCAGATCCCGAACAATCCGGACACCATCGAGTTCTTAGACCACGACGCTGACTTCATCCTCTGTGTGGAGACCGGTGGGATGCGCGACCGACTGGTCGAAAACGGCTTCGATGAGGAGTACAACGTCATCGTCGTCCACCTGAAGGGACAGCCCGCGCGGGCAACCCGACGCATCACCAAGCGCCTGCACAACGAACTCGACCTGCCCGTCGTGGTGTTCACAGACGGCGACCCGTGGTCGTACCGCATCTTCGGCTCCGTTGCGTACGGCTCGATTAAGAGCGCCCACCTGTCGAAATATCTGGCCACGCCCGACGCGAAGTTCGTTGGCATCCAGCCAGAAGACATCGTGAAGTACGACCTGCCGACCGACCCGCTCAGCGACTCAGACCGCAACGCGCTCGAAAGCGAACTCGAAGACCCGCGCTTCCAATCCGACTACTGGACCGAACAGATCGAACTCCAACTCGACATCGACAAGAAGGCAGAACAGCAGGCACTCGCCTCGCGCGGGCTTGACTTCGTGACCGACACCTACCTGCCAGAACGCCTCTCTGCGATGGACATCATCTAA
- a CDS encoding DNA topoisomerase VI subunit B translates to MTSFQSTLGEGEGIAEELAQSQREISIAEFFEKNKHMLGFDSGARGLVTAVKEAVDNALDATEEAGVLPDIYVEIAEVGDYYRLIIEDNGPGITAEQIPKVFGKLLYGSRFHKREQSRGQQGIGISAAVLYSQLTSGKPAKITSRTKGSAEAKYFELIIDTDTNEPEIQTERETTWDRPHGTRIELEMEANMRARANLHSYIKHTAVVNPHARIEMREPEETFKFERATDQLPAETEEIRPHPHGVELGTLLKMLDGTASHSVSGFLQEEFTRVGKKTAESILEGFRDRHFGREMAWMPPGATEEVNLGSEDDPEVTTLVGAIEAAVVNKGEKPTESFAETVASRISVMERVSYTNLERVVADVADETEDAFDPTFGKTVRKNAVAAAWEVIAANRVSDIYSLVDEATTSRKDDAVVYSLAERIAAKFGGENERDRATLKTLRSFVDRAAEQTQKREDATVGETARNNIVDALWRIMKTVSDDLPNVKEVAGSRDTASELLEGMREADIMAPPTTCLSPITDDLLLAGLKKEFDADFYSAATRDADVHGGDPFIVEAGIAYGGDLPAEGTVELLRFANRVPLVYQQGACTITEVTKSIGWRNYGLDQPGGSGLPKGPAVIMVHVASTNVPFTSESKDALANVPAIHDEIELAIREAARELKSYLKKRRSLQKRQRKQDVLASILPKMATKLSEVTKRPPLVIDDSMARIMNNVLVERNVEDGTVEVVVENHSNVNASLELTDIVTAEPQSVSKGATVVEMDGEWFIKWTAEVSAGDDAVLKYTVADDDASFDLSVSGVENERLTVNA, encoded by the coding sequence ATGACCTCGTTCCAATCGACACTCGGCGAGGGCGAGGGGATCGCAGAAGAGCTGGCCCAAAGCCAGCGCGAGATCTCCATCGCCGAGTTCTTCGAGAAGAACAAGCATATGCTCGGATTCGACAGCGGTGCCCGCGGTCTGGTCACTGCTGTCAAGGAGGCTGTCGACAACGCCCTCGACGCCACCGAGGAGGCCGGAGTCCTCCCCGACATCTACGTAGAAATCGCCGAGGTGGGAGACTACTATCGTCTCATCATCGAGGACAACGGCCCCGGCATCACCGCCGAGCAAATCCCGAAGGTGTTCGGGAAACTGCTCTACGGGTCGCGCTTCCACAAGCGCGAACAGTCCCGTGGCCAGCAGGGTATCGGTATCTCTGCGGCCGTCCTCTACTCACAACTCACCTCCGGGAAACCCGCGAAAATCACGAGTCGGACGAAAGGGAGTGCCGAGGCCAAATACTTCGAACTCATCATCGACACCGACACGAACGAACCGGAGATTCAGACCGAGCGCGAAACCACGTGGGACCGCCCACACGGCACGCGCATCGAGCTGGAGATGGAAGCGAACATGCGCGCTCGCGCAAACCTCCACAGCTATATCAAGCACACCGCAGTTGTGAATCCCCACGCTCGCATCGAGATGCGCGAGCCAGAGGAGACGTTCAAGTTCGAACGCGCGACCGACCAACTGCCCGCAGAAACTGAGGAGATTCGACCGCACCCACACGGCGTTGAACTCGGCACACTGCTCAAGATGCTTGATGGGACGGCGTCGCACTCCGTCTCCGGCTTCCTCCAAGAGGAGTTCACCCGCGTCGGGAAGAAAACGGCCGAAAGCATCTTAGAAGGTTTCCGCGACCGCCACTTCGGCCGCGAGATGGCGTGGATGCCGCCGGGTGCGACCGAGGAGGTCAATCTCGGCTCTGAAGACGACCCCGAGGTCACGACACTCGTCGGAGCCATCGAAGCGGCTGTCGTCAACAAAGGCGAGAAACCCACAGAGTCGTTCGCAGAGACGGTCGCCTCCCGTATTTCCGTAATGGAGCGCGTCTCCTACACCAACCTCGAACGTGTCGTCGCAGACGTTGCAGACGAGACGGAAGATGCGTTCGACCCAACGTTCGGCAAAACCGTGCGCAAAAACGCAGTTGCGGCGGCGTGGGAAGTTATCGCTGCAAACCGTGTTTCTGACATCTACTCGCTCGTAGACGAGGCGACGACCAGCCGCAAAGACGACGCCGTCGTCTACAGCCTCGCAGAACGTATCGCGGCTAAATTTGGTGGTGAGAACGAACGCGACCGCGCGACACTCAAAACCCTCCGGTCGTTCGTGGACCGCGCCGCAGAGCAGACCCAAAAGCGCGAAGACGCGACCGTCGGGGAGACGGCGCGAAACAACATCGTAGACGCGCTTTGGCGTATCATGAAGACGGTTTCTGACGACCTCCCGAACGTCAAGGAAGTTGCCGGAAGCCGAGACACGGCGAGCGAACTGCTCGAAGGGATGCGCGAAGCCGACATCATGGCGCCGCCCACGACGTGTCTCTCACCGATTACGGACGACCTGCTCCTCGCCGGGCTGAAAAAGGAGTTCGACGCGGACTTCTACTCCGCCGCGACCCGCGACGCAGACGTCCACGGCGGCGACCCGTTCATCGTGGAAGCCGGTATCGCCTACGGCGGCGACCTTCCCGCGGAGGGAACCGTTGAACTGCTTCGCTTCGCCAATCGCGTACCGCTGGTCTACCAGCAGGGGGCGTGTACGATTACGGAAGTCACGAAATCCATTGGCTGGCGCAACTACGGCTTAGACCAACCTGGCGGCAGCGGCCTGCCGAAAGGGCCCGCGGTCATCATGGTACACGTCGCGTCGACCAACGTCCCGTTCACGAGCGAGTCGAAAGACGCCCTCGCAAACGTCCCGGCGATTCACGACGAAATCGAACTCGCCATCCGCGAAGCGGCCCGCGAACTCAAATCCTACCTGAAAAAGCGCCGGTCGCTCCAGAAGCGCCAGCGCAAACAGGACGTCCTCGCCTCCATCCTCCCGAAGATGGCGACGAAACTCTCCGAGGTCACCAAACGCCCGCCGCTGGTCATCGACGACTCGATGGCGCGCATCATGAACAACGTCCTCGTCGAGCGAAACGTGGAGGACGGCACGGTCGAAGTAGTGGTCGAAAATCACTCGAACGTGAATGCGAGCCTCGAACTCACCGATATCGTCACCGCAGAGCCACAGAGCGTCTCGAAAGGCGCAACAGTTGTCGAAATGGACGGCGAGTGGTTCATCAAGTGGACCGCCGAGGTGAGCGCGGGAGATGACGCCGTACTCAAATACACGGTGGCAGACGACGACGCATCGTTCGACCTCAGCGTGAGCGGGGTCGAGAATGAACGCCTGACAGTAAACGCATGA
- the gyrB gene encoding DNA topoisomerase (ATP-hydrolyzing) subunit B → MSDEGEYGAGQIQVLEGLEAVQKRPAMYIGSTDARGLHHLVYEVVDNSIDEALAGYCDTIEVTIHEDNSVSVSDDGRGIPVDTHAEYDRPALEVIMTVLHAGGKFDNKSYQVSGGLHGVGVSVVNALSQVLEVEVKRDGAVWSQRYERGHPVENLEKVRDMDADEETGTTIQFWPDMEIFETGVYNYSTLENRLRELAFLNSGVEISLVDEREDGRSETFMFEGGIREFVEFLNETKTNLHNDVIYYADEQDGIHVEIAVQGTEELQESIHAFANNINTREGGTHLTGFKTALTRVVNDYATKNNLISDLDNNLKGSDIREGITAVISVKHPDPQFEGQTKTKLGNSEVRGIVESITHTQLSTFFEENPDTAQAIVMKAVEAAKARMAAKKAEELTRRKNALGSGSLPGKLADCQSRDPKDSELFVVEGDSAGGSAKQGRNPEFQAILPLRGKIINVEKHRLDRILENNEIRALITAIGTGIGDEFDIEDARYEKIVMMTDADVDGAHIRTLLLTFLYRHMRPLLEAGYVYAAQPPLYRIRYKGETYDVMTEAEREKVVEEKCNGKAENVQRFKGLGEMNPEQLWETTMNPENRILKRITIEDGAAADRMFSVLMGDAVGPRKKFIQDHAKNAEWVDI, encoded by the coding sequence ATGTCCGATGAAGGCGAGTACGGAGCCGGCCAAATTCAAGTCCTCGAAGGGCTCGAAGCCGTTCAAAAACGGCCGGCAATGTACATCGGTTCGACAGATGCACGTGGGTTACACCACCTGGTCTACGAAGTCGTGGATAACTCCATCGACGAGGCGTTGGCTGGGTACTGTGACACCATCGAAGTCACCATCCACGAAGACAACTCCGTGAGTGTCTCTGACGACGGTCGTGGGATTCCGGTCGACACGCACGCAGAGTACGACCGCCCGGCGCTCGAAGTCATCATGACGGTGCTCCACGCGGGTGGGAAGTTCGACAACAAATCCTACCAAGTGTCCGGTGGCCTCCACGGCGTCGGTGTGAGCGTCGTCAACGCGCTCTCACAAGTCCTCGAAGTCGAGGTCAAGCGTGACGGTGCGGTCTGGAGCCAGCGCTACGAGCGCGGCCACCCCGTAGAAAACCTCGAAAAAGTCCGCGACATGGATGCAGACGAGGAAACCGGGACGACCATTCAGTTCTGGCCGGACATGGAGATCTTCGAGACGGGCGTGTACAACTACTCGACGCTCGAAAACCGGCTTCGAGAACTCGCATTCTTGAACTCCGGAGTCGAAATCTCGCTCGTAGACGAGCGCGAAGACGGCCGCTCTGAGACGTTCATGTTCGAAGGCGGCATCCGCGAGTTCGTCGAGTTCTTAAACGAAACGAAAACCAACCTCCACAACGACGTCATCTACTATGCGGACGAACAGGACGGCATTCACGTCGAAATCGCCGTCCAAGGCACGGAGGAACTCCAAGAGTCCATCCACGCGTTCGCAAACAACATCAACACGCGCGAGGGCGGGACTCATCTGACCGGGTTCAAAACGGCGCTCACGCGTGTCGTCAACGACTATGCGACGAAAAACAACCTCATCTCCGATCTCGACAACAACCTGAAAGGCAGTGACATCCGCGAGGGTATCACCGCCGTCATCAGCGTCAAACACCCCGACCCGCAGTTCGAGGGGCAGACGAAGACGAAACTCGGCAACAGCGAGGTTCGCGGGATTGTCGAAAGCATCACGCACACGCAACTCTCGACGTTCTTCGAGGAGAACCCGGACACGGCACAGGCAATCGTGATGAAGGCCGTCGAAGCCGCGAAAGCCCGGATGGCCGCGAAAAAGGCAGAAGAACTCACCCGCCGCAAGAACGCGCTTGGCTCCGGGTCGCTCCCCGGCAAACTCGCCGACTGCCAGTCGCGTGACCCGAAGGACTCTGAGCTGTTCGTCGTGGAGGGCGACTCTGCGGGGGGCTCTGCGAAACAGGGTCGCAACCCCGAGTTCCAAGCCATCCTCCCGCTCCGTGGGAAGATTATCAACGTCGAGAAACACCGCTTAGACCGCATCCTCGAAAACAACGAGATTCGTGCGCTGATTACCGCCATCGGGACGGGCATTGGCGACGAGTTCGACATCGAGGACGCGCGCTACGAAAAAATCGTCATGATGACGGACGCTGACGTGGACGGCGCGCACATTCGGACGCTCTTGCTTACCTTCCTCTACCGGCACATGCGGCCGCTGCTCGAAGCGGGCTACGTCTACGCCGCCCAGCCGCCACTCTACCGCATCCGCTACAAGGGCGAGACGTACGACGTGATGACTGAAGCAGAGCGGGAGAAAGTTGTCGAAGAAAAATGCAACGGGAAAGCCGAGAACGTCCAACGGTTCAAGGGCCTCGGCGAAATGAACCCCGAACAGCTCTGGGAGACGACGATGAACCCGGAAAACCGCATTTTAAAACGCATCACTATCGAAGACGGCGCCGCCGCAGACCGGATGTTCTCCGTGCTGATGGGTGACGCCGTTGGCCCGCGCAAGAAGTTCATCCAAGACCACGCGAAGAACGCGGAATGGGTTGATATCTAA